The sequence CCTCCACAAAGTTGTCAAAATTCTTATGAGAGGATACTCCTTGACCACCTGCCTTTCTAGCAACATGTTTGAGTCTCTTTATCTTCTTCCTAGCTTTTCTCCCTTCTTTTCCATTTATCAATGCCTTCACCTTTCTTGCTATCTGCATTCTCTCAACTAATGCTCCATTAATACCACCATGCTCTATCTTCAAACCTATATTCATCACATCTGATATAAGTTTGCAGTTTGTGTACTGATCTGCATAAAGAGGAAAACCCAACAATGGAACACCCATGCACAGGCTCTGTAAAACTGAATTCCAATCACAGTTACTAACAAAGCCACCTATGGAACGATGTGATAATACCGTGTAATGCAAATGATGAGACCAGTTAGGAACAACATGACCAATACCATTATCTTCAATCTGCTCTAGATAACCATGGGGTAAAATCTCTGTCAAGCTATCATAACTGCACATTGTTTGTGGAGGAAGTGTCCAAATGAAAGCGATTTTGCTTTCAAGTAAACCCATGGCGATTTCATCTATTTGGGCTTTTGAAACACGAGCTGCACCACCAAATGATATGTAGAGAACTGAATTTGCTGCCTTTGAATCCAACCACTTTGTAAAATCGAATTTTAATGGTGGGTGATTGCTTAAATATTCAGATGGTAAAAGAGGGCCTACCGTGTAAAGTGGTGTAGCAGAATGCAATGAATACTCTACtggttctgtttcaagttcataaACAGAATTTGCAAGAATCCAATCTGCTTCACGGTTGCTCTGCATTGACAGAAATATTACATGCAGCATAAACTCTGACATGTTCTTTGCCTGTAGAAAGGATGGAAGGTCCCTCTGATGCATTGTAGGAACTCCTGGAATGTAATCTATGCAATTATGTGTTTCTACAAACAACAACATATACACCACGGTTAGACAATATGAAATGCACTGCACCACTGTCAGCTGAAAATTAATTACATGTTGTTCCCCATGTGAAAATTAATTAGACTGCAGTGATCACAGGCTCTCGCAAATTATATAAGATAACAAGATGTGACTGCAATGAAATACCCAAGTACTCGTTAATTTCTGAATGATAAAGAAGTGCTTAAAGGGTGCTTTTTCAATACTTTTTGTCCTGCCCAGCTGGTAACTAAAGAAAGAGGAGGTGTTTACAGTAAGAGCATGTAAAGGTACTTATGTTCGAATTTTTTTACAAATCATTGTACAGCTATGAAGGCATAATTGCTATTGTGTAAACTGATGAGATTTTCCATTGTTTTAATGGTGAACTTGCTTACACCACAACTATAATAGTTTTATTCTCTTCTGCCGTTAGTTGTGGTTCTGGTTCTTCTCTTTGTTGGCCTAGGGGTGGGACTGTTGTTTCTTTGGGTGTTGTAGTCTGGGTTTCGTTGTTTTCAGTTCTTCTGTTATTATTTTGTTGCTGTAATTTTAGACGTATAGGATTTATGATATCTTCAAAATCAGTTTATCATTATCGATCTGTTATTATTTTGTAACTGTAATTTTAAATGTATAGGATTTAAGATCTCTTTCAAATCAGTTTATTTTTATCGATCTGTATAAATTATTTTAAACATCATATTTTAACACTCAAACATTATACTGTTATGTGCTTACTGCaatacttttaattatttatttttgactTTCCAGAAAAACCTAAAGACAACAATAGTGTCATAAGGCATTTTCAGCTTATACCTTGACCCTAAAACACAAATTTATGTGAGTTACTGGTAGTACTGATCCCAAAACATTTTACAAGCTCAAAACAGGAAATGGGTGAAAGCTTCTTGTTGATTTGCAAGGagaacaaaagaatatgaaaatgcTTTATTAACATGTACAGCAGGAatcaaaataaattgaaagaaGGGGAATCTACTGTATTGTAACACTTTAGAAGAGAGTTTAAATGATTTCCAATTATTTTATTTCTATGGCTTCTCTATGCCGTTTCTAACTATGAGAAACATGGCTTATGCTTTCGGAACCCATGCATAACCAAAGGTTTATTATCAATGGAAATGTATAAACAGCAAAAACAGCTAGAAAATATATACCCTAATATGTGAAAGCTGAGAAAATCAAGTTCAAAAAATAAATAcatccattgaaaattggtcaaAAAAATAAATTCAACCAAATGGGTGTATTTGTATGTTTTCTCCATTACTGTCAAAAAGTGTGTTGAGTCGTATATTTGTATCCTAAACTGCACTCTAAATACTGCATCAAACCCTAATGGTGTAGATAAGTTGTAAGCTTCATTCAAATATTTCTGTTCCAGAAAATAGGTATACTCATTTCATAAATTGTAAGGGTCAGAATAAGCTAGAAAGATTGAGCTACAAATCTTAATATAAGGAGGCAACCACATGCGTTGC is a genomic window of Cryptomeria japonica chromosome 7, Sugi_1.0, whole genome shotgun sequence containing:
- the LOC131031164 gene encoding UDP-glycosyltransferase 86A2-like; protein product: MSSLVHALAIPYPLESHSYAMADLCIKLASRGITITFVYTEALCHCNTYIADIAQKNGLDIRSAEISDGLTSDFDRSLYNESFLQSVLNSMIEPVQQLILTVNTKDRPISCIIADSFLPWAVLIAKMLTVPLVTLWTQSTVLYSLYYHSEMLIDNGHFPSKGQETHNCIDYIPGVPTMHQRDLPSFLQAKNMSEFMLHVIFLSMQSNREADWILANSVYELETEPVEYSLHSATPLYTVGPLLPSEYLSNHPPLKFDFTKWLDSKAANSVLYISFGGAARVSKAQIDEIAMGLLESKIAFIWTLPPQTMCSYDSLTEILPHGYLEQIEDNGIGHVVPNWSHHLHYTVLSHRSIGGFVSNCDWNSVLQSLCMGVPLLGFPLYADQYTNCKLISDVMNIGLKIEHGGINGALVERMQIARKVKALINGKEGRKARKKIKRLKHVARKAGGQGVSSHKNFDNFVEELTCKVLHG